A genome region from Natronosalvus rutilus includes the following:
- the gyrB gene encoding DNA topoisomerase (ATP-hydrolyzing) subunit B: protein MSQDSEYGAGQIQVLEGLEAVQKRPAMYIGSTDTRGLHHLVYEVVDNSIDEALAGHCDDITVTIHEDGAVSVADDGRGIPVDTHEEYDRPALEVILTVLHAGGKFDNKSYQVSGGLHGVGVSVVNALSGRFEVTVKRDGGVFTHAFENGEPQGDMERVRDLEPDEETGTQITFWPDRDIFETTEFSFSTLSNRLRELAFLNSGVRITLRDERETDDEGQPVEDTYVYDGGIREFVEYLNETRSSLHDDVIYFEDDAQNIQVEVAMQATEELQGSIHAFANNINTREGGTHLTGFKTALTRVVNDYGGENDLLSDLEENLRGDDIREGLTAVISIKHPDPQFEGQTKTKLGNSEVRGIVESAMHDGLSTYFEEHPDTAQAIVMKAVEAAKARKAAKKAEELTRRKSALASTSLPGKLADCQTKDPDEAELFIAEGDSAGGSAKQARNPEFQAVLPIKGKILNVEKHRLDRILENDEIRNMITAIGAGIGEEFDIDNIRYKKIIMATDADVDGAHIRTLLLTFFYRHMRPLLEGGYVYATQPPLYRIRYRGNTYDAMTDAERDEIVEEKCNGNPTQVQRFKGLGEMNPEQLWSTTMNPDNRILKQIAVEDAAAADRMFSVLMGDAVEPRKQFIKDHAPEAEWIDI, encoded by the coding sequence ATGTCTCAAGATAGCGAGTACGGCGCCGGACAAATCCAGGTCTTAGAGGGCCTGGAAGCGGTCCAAAAGCGACCGGCGATGTACATCGGTTCGACGGATACGCGGGGACTCCACCACCTCGTCTACGAAGTCGTGGACAACTCCATCGACGAGGCGTTGGCCGGCCACTGCGACGACATTACCGTGACCATCCACGAGGACGGCGCGGTGAGCGTCGCCGACGACGGCCGCGGCATCCCCGTCGACACCCACGAGGAGTACGACCGCCCGGCCCTCGAGGTCATTCTCACCGTCCTCCACGCCGGTGGAAAGTTCGACAACAAGTCCTACCAGGTCTCCGGGGGGCTCCACGGCGTCGGCGTCTCCGTCGTCAACGCCCTCTCGGGACGCTTCGAGGTGACCGTCAAGCGCGACGGCGGCGTCTTCACCCACGCGTTCGAGAACGGCGAGCCACAGGGGGACATGGAGCGAGTACGCGACCTCGAGCCCGACGAGGAGACGGGTACCCAGATCACCTTCTGGCCCGACCGCGACATCTTCGAGACGACCGAGTTCTCCTTCTCGACGCTCTCGAACCGGCTCCGCGAACTCGCATTCCTCAACTCCGGCGTCCGGATCACGCTCCGCGACGAGCGCGAGACGGACGACGAGGGGCAACCAGTCGAGGACACTTACGTCTACGACGGCGGGATTCGCGAGTTCGTCGAGTACCTCAACGAGACGCGCTCTTCCCTCCACGACGACGTCATCTACTTCGAGGACGACGCCCAGAACATCCAGGTCGAGGTGGCGATGCAGGCCACCGAAGAGCTCCAGGGGTCGATCCACGCCTTCGCCAACAACATCAACACGCGCGAGGGCGGGACCCACCTGACGGGCTTCAAGACCGCCCTCACCCGCGTAGTCAACGACTACGGGGGCGAGAACGACCTGCTCTCGGACCTCGAGGAGAACCTCCGCGGCGACGATATCCGCGAGGGGCTCACCGCGGTCATCTCGATCAAACACCCGGACCCGCAGTTCGAGGGGCAGACGAAGACGAAACTCGGCAACTCGGAGGTGCGGGGCATCGTCGAGAGCGCGATGCACGACGGCCTGTCGACGTACTTCGAGGAACACCCCGACACCGCCCAGGCCATCGTGATGAAGGCCGTCGAGGCCGCGAAGGCCCGCAAGGCCGCGAAGAAGGCAGAAGAACTGACGCGGCGAAAATCGGCACTCGCGTCGACCTCCCTCCCCGGCAAACTCGCGGACTGTCAGACCAAAGATCCCGACGAGGCCGAACTGTTCATCGCGGAGGGTGACTCCGCGGGCGGCAGCGCGAAACAGGCCCGAAATCCGGAGTTCCAGGCCGTTCTCCCCATCAAGGGGAAGATCCTCAACGTCGAGAAGCACCGACTGGATCGCATTCTCGAGAACGACGAGATCCGGAACATGATCACCGCCATCGGTGCGGGGATCGGCGAGGAGTTCGACATCGACAACATCCGGTACAAGAAGATCATCATGGCGACCGACGCCGACGTCGACGGGGCCCACATCCGGACCCTGCTGTTGACGTTCTTCTACCGGCACATGCGCCCGCTGCTCGAGGGCGGCTACGTCTACGCGACCCAGCCGCCGCTGTATCGCATCCGGTATCGCGGGAATACCTACGACGCGATGACCGACGCCGAGCGCGACGAGATCGTCGAGGAGAAGTGCAACGGCAACCCGACGCAGGTCCAGCGCTTCAAGGGGCTTGGCGAGATGAACCCCGAACAGCTCTGGAGTACGACGATGAATCCGGACAACCGCATCCTCAAGCAGATCGCGGTCGAGGACGCGGCGGCGGCCGATCGCATGTTCTCAGTGCTGATGGGCGATGCCGTCGAACCCCGAAAGCAGTTCATCAAGGACCACGCCCCCGAAGCAGAGTGGATCGACATCTGA
- a CDS encoding VOC family protein encodes MSDDFEITADRPDSPIQTTGTDHITLIGSNTEDTIAYYRDVLGMPLVLKQPNLDDPTSTHLFFDTGDGRIITFFVSDDRQSNPAPLRHQIGSVHHLAFSIDPERFVDTREALEEAGYGYNEFDRGIFHSLYTRDNNGLTIELATDKFSIPDDRRAEVLATTQRIREEDESDFAEERHMEAALEELGIEVDKQELPDAPTGAGVDN; translated from the coding sequence ATGAGCGACGACTTCGAGATCACCGCCGACCGACCCGACAGCCCCATTCAGACCACCGGCACCGATCACATTACGCTAATCGGTTCGAACACCGAGGACACCATCGCCTACTACCGGGACGTGCTGGGGATGCCCCTCGTTCTGAAACAGCCGAACCTCGACGACCCGACATCGACGCACCTCTTCTTCGACACCGGGGACGGCCGGATCATCACGTTCTTCGTGAGCGACGACCGCCAGTCGAACCCGGCACCGCTTCGCCACCAGATCGGTTCAGTCCACCACCTCGCGTTTAGCATCGATCCCGAGCGATTCGTCGACACCCGGGAGGCCCTCGAGGAGGCCGGCTACGGCTACAACGAGTTCGACCGGGGCATCTTCCACTCGCTGTATACCAGGGACAACAACGGCCTGACCATCGAACTCGCCACGGACAAGTTCTCGATTCCGGACGACCGCCGCGCCGAGGTACTCGCGACGACCCAGCGGATCCGCGAGGAGGACGAATCGGACTTCGCCGAGGAACGACACATGGAGGCCGCCCTCGAGGAGCTGGGAATCGAGGTCGACAAACAGGAATTGCCGGACGCGCCGACGGGTGCAGGCGTCGATAACTGA
- the pstB gene encoding phosphate ABC transporter ATP-binding protein PstB yields the protein MTANRAESEGRSDATGDSGVTSMTEIASPRGSPGVESPVIQSRDLDVFYGETQALDGITMDIPERRVTALIGPSGCGKSTFLRSINRMNDLIDVARVEGDLFFHGKNVYDDDVDPVALRRKIGMIFQQPNPFPKSIFDNVAYGLRVQGKDDDLEEQVRTALERAALLEEVEDQLDSSGLDLSGGQQQRLCIARAIATDPEVILMDEPASALDPVATSKIEDLVETLAEEYTVVIVTHNMQQAARISDKTAVFLTGGELVEFDDTTKIFENPESQRVEDYITGKFG from the coding sequence ATGACCGCCAACCGAGCCGAGTCCGAAGGGCGTTCCGACGCGACCGGCGACTCCGGCGTGACCTCGATGACCGAGATCGCCAGCCCGCGAGGATCGCCCGGGGTCGAGTCGCCCGTGATCCAATCGCGCGACCTCGACGTCTTCTACGGTGAGACCCAGGCGCTCGACGGCATCACGATGGACATTCCCGAACGACGGGTGACGGCGCTCATCGGGCCCTCGGGCTGTGGGAAGTCGACGTTCTTGCGATCGATCAACCGCATGAACGACCTCATCGACGTCGCTCGCGTCGAGGGCGACCTGTTCTTCCACGGCAAGAACGTCTACGACGACGACGTCGACCCCGTCGCGCTCCGCCGGAAGATCGGAATGATCTTCCAGCAACCGAACCCCTTCCCGAAGAGCATCTTCGACAACGTCGCCTACGGACTCCGGGTCCAGGGCAAGGACGACGACCTCGAGGAGCAGGTTCGCACCGCCCTCGAGCGTGCCGCGCTGCTCGAGGAGGTCGAGGATCAACTGGACTCGAGCGGTCTCGACCTCTCGGGCGGACAGCAACAACGCCTCTGTATCGCCCGCGCCATCGCGACCGACCCGGAGGTCATTCTGATGGACGAGCCAGCGTCGGCGCTCGACCCCGTCGCCACCTCGAAGATCGAGGATCTGGTCGAGACCCTGGCCGAGGAGTACACCGTCGTGATCGTCACCCACAACATGCAGCAGGCGGCCCGAATTTCGGACAAGACGGCCGTCTTCCTCACCGGCGGGGAACTCGTGGAGTTCGACGACACGACGAAGATTTTCGAGAACCCCGAGAGCCAGCGCGTCGAGGACTACATCACCGGGAAATTCGGATAA
- a CDS encoding DUF6541 family protein, with the protein MTQRRTLLDLVLAVGFLAVATAIAVAHRSPPSGYEWSIYTGTPTLTWVALGLALAVAVGVTIGTRGWYQAGAIALGGLAVTSIVSLPVIRNYHFQGMGDSLTHLGWVRDFVQGTMQPHELFYPGLHAVATTLHLGGGVSMERALLIAVVLLFVPFVVFVPLIARDISGTGAAAGFAAIASWMVLPINNVATHMGPHTNSNALFVVPVALFATVALVSRRSDLERLPFGISPFTVCLFLAGVGLLLVHPQQMINVVVFLGALAGVQYLAKRRYDDHPMVHHPSLFAPAVMLGVLFVVWAAANARFRRAFSGLVSGLFSRDIGTGSTVGQRGGSLTELGGSLLELFAIMFLVAAVLGAIAALFVLATWLGRTSLDPDGRSYVTYFALALVPLGGMFVVYFLGTPTMAFRQVGFIYVVLTILSGIALAHLFGWLTGPLTTPGANALAAVFVAACLVLTLVTLFTSPLIYQPTQHVTEQQQFGYDTALEHRVDEQLYAGFGYGINRYGDAHYGTEAGSEINYDGGAGGAVLVEEFEDGNYREAYHGADYYFTVSAYDKARELEVYDELHHSEAALEEIEREPYADRLISSEEFTMYSVEGTPS; encoded by the coding sequence ATGACGCAGAGACGAACCCTGCTGGACCTCGTCCTCGCGGTCGGGTTTCTCGCCGTGGCGACCGCGATCGCCGTCGCGCATCGATCCCCACCTTCGGGATACGAATGGTCCATCTACACGGGCACGCCGACGCTCACCTGGGTTGCCTTGGGCCTCGCACTGGCTGTCGCGGTCGGGGTGACCATCGGCACTCGCGGGTGGTACCAGGCCGGCGCCATCGCCCTCGGCGGGCTCGCGGTGACGAGCATCGTCAGCCTGCCGGTGATCCGCAACTACCACTTCCAGGGGATGGGCGACTCGCTCACCCACCTGGGGTGGGTCCGGGACTTCGTCCAGGGGACGATGCAGCCCCACGAACTGTTCTACCCCGGGCTCCACGCCGTCGCGACGACCCTCCACCTCGGGGGCGGCGTCTCGATGGAGCGGGCGCTCCTGATCGCCGTCGTCCTCCTGTTCGTCCCGTTCGTCGTCTTCGTCCCGCTCATCGCACGCGACATCTCGGGAACGGGCGCCGCTGCCGGGTTCGCCGCCATCGCGTCCTGGATGGTGCTCCCCATCAACAACGTGGCGACGCACATGGGGCCGCACACGAACTCGAACGCGCTGTTCGTCGTCCCCGTCGCCCTCTTCGCGACCGTCGCCCTCGTGAGCCGCCGCTCGGACCTCGAGCGCCTTCCGTTCGGCATCTCGCCGTTCACCGTCTGCCTGTTTCTCGCGGGCGTGGGCCTCCTGCTGGTTCACCCCCAGCAGATGATCAACGTGGTCGTCTTCCTCGGAGCGCTCGCTGGGGTGCAGTACCTCGCGAAGCGCCGGTACGACGATCATCCGATGGTGCACCACCCGTCGCTGTTCGCGCCGGCGGTCATGCTCGGCGTCCTGTTCGTGGTCTGGGCGGCCGCGAACGCGCGGTTCCGACGCGCCTTCTCGGGGCTCGTCTCCGGCCTGTTCAGCCGCGACATCGGGACTGGCTCGACCGTCGGGCAGCGGGGCGGGTCGCTGACGGAACTGGGCGGCAGCCTGCTCGAACTGTTTGCGATCATGTTCCTCGTCGCCGCCGTGCTCGGGGCTATCGCGGCGCTGTTCGTCCTCGCGACGTGGCTCGGGCGAACGAGTCTGGATCCAGACGGCCGCTCGTACGTCACCTACTTCGCGCTCGCGCTGGTGCCCCTCGGCGGCATGTTCGTCGTCTACTTCCTCGGGACGCCGACGATGGCGTTCCGGCAGGTCGGCTTCATCTACGTCGTCCTGACGATCCTCTCGGGAATTGCCCTCGCGCACCTCTTCGGCTGGCTGACCGGACCGCTGACGACTCCGGGGGCGAACGCGCTCGCCGCCGTCTTCGTCGCGGCCTGTCTCGTCCTGACGCTCGTGACGCTGTTCACGTCGCCGCTGATCTACCAGCCGACCCAGCACGTCACCGAACAGCAGCAGTTCGGCTACGACACCGCCCTCGAGCACCGGGTCGACGAGCAGTTGTACGCCGGCTTCGGCTACGGGATCAACCGCTACGGCGATGCCCACTACGGCACCGAGGCCGGGAGCGAGATCAACTACGACGGCGGCGCCGGCGGAGCAGTCCTCGTCGAGGAGTTCGAGGACGGCAACTACCGGGAGGCCTACCACGGTGCGGACTACTACTTTACCGTGAGTGCCTACGACAAGGCGCGCGAACTCGAGGTGTACGACGAACTCCACCACTCCGAGGCGGCGCTCGAGGAAATCGAGCGCGAGCCCTACGCGGACCGATTGATCTCGAGCGAGGAGTTTACGATGTATTCGGTGGAGGGGACGCCCTCCTGA
- a CDS encoding ribbon-helix-helix domain-containing protein — MTEYTTVSIPKDLAARVEETIEGTSFQSTSDLTRFLLRSIVIQHQKSGQLTEAEFEEIAEQLRGLGYLE, encoded by the coding sequence ATGACCGAATATACGACGGTCTCGATCCCGAAGGATCTCGCGGCGCGCGTCGAGGAGACCATCGAGGGCACGAGCTTTCAGAGTACGAGCGATCTCACCCGATTTCTCCTGCGGAGCATCGTGATTCAACACCAGAAATCCGGTCAGCTCACGGAGGCCGAGTTCGAGGAAATCGCCGAACAGCTCCGGGGGCTGGGCTACCTGGAGTGA
- the gyrA gene encoding DNA gyrase subunit A has protein sequence MSSEVPDPTDIDAASVEPVRIEDEMEQSYIDYAMSVIAGRALPRVEDGLKPVHRRILYAMHEMGVTSRSSHRKSSSIVGETMGDFHPHGDQAIYDTLVRMAQDFSMRYPLVDGQGNFGSMDGDPPAAQRYTEARMAAIAEELLEDIDKDTVDFSSNYDDRLQEPDVLPAAFPNLLVNGSSGIAVGMSTNIPPHNLGEVIDATVELIDNPDATVEDLMEHVKGPDFPTGANIVGRDAIYSAYKTGRGRIRVRAEFEVEEWKRDRERIVVTEVPYQANKARLVERIAEDVTEGALEGISDLRDESDRDGVRIVVELKRGANTDVVKNRLLENHLERTFGVINLALVDGQPKVLTLRETLQEYISHRKEVVRRRSEYDLAEAEDRAHILEGRLKALENIDDVVDLIQDSEDRDEARAGLEATFDFSESQAEHIVRMQLGSLTSMESAEIEDEYEEVTAEIERLEAILGSESALYEVIKEELLEIKDEYADDRRTSIIEDMGTVTHEDLIPQEDVFVVMTEDDYVKRMPIENFEAQGRGGKGIIGADVKDEDRVTTVFRANTHDYLLCFTNHGQVYRLKTYEIPEMSRTARGKSAVNILDLDPGEDITAIVDTDAFDGEEYVTMVTKHGYVKRTAGEEFDNILSTGIIAASLEEGDELVDVDVTDGSKDLVIATEQGMTIRFDEDEVRAMGRNARGVNGIKLEDGDAVAGLVSTDEDDERALLTVTENGYGKRTLLSAYRTQSRYGKGLIDIKTNERNGPVTAVKAVTEDNELVLMSERGQIMRTRASEISTVGRNTMGVTVMDVEAGDAVASVDVIPAELGVDADETATNEADVDTDSPTDE, from the coding sequence ATGAGTTCCGAAGTACCAGATCCGACGGACATCGATGCGGCCTCGGTCGAACCGGTCCGCATCGAGGACGAGATGGAGCAGAGTTACATCGACTACGCGATGAGCGTCATTGCCGGGCGTGCCCTCCCCCGGGTCGAGGACGGCCTCAAACCCGTCCACCGGCGCATCCTCTACGCGATGCACGAGATGGGCGTCACGAGTCGCTCGAGTCACCGCAAGTCCTCCTCGATCGTTGGGGAGACGATGGGTGACTTCCATCCTCACGGTGACCAGGCGATCTACGACACCTTGGTCCGGATGGCCCAGGACTTCTCGATGCGCTATCCGCTCGTGGACGGGCAGGGGAACTTCGGCTCGATGGACGGCGACCCGCCCGCGGCCCAGCGGTACACGGAGGCCCGCATGGCCGCTATCGCCGAGGAGTTGCTCGAGGACATCGACAAGGACACGGTCGACTTCTCCTCGAACTACGACGACCGTCTCCAGGAGCCGGACGTCCTGCCAGCGGCGTTCCCGAACCTCCTCGTGAACGGCTCCTCGGGCATCGCCGTCGGGATGTCGACGAACATCCCGCCGCACAACCTCGGCGAGGTGATCGACGCGACGGTCGAACTCATCGACAACCCCGACGCGACCGTCGAGGACCTGATGGAACACGTCAAGGGACCCGATTTCCCGACGGGAGCCAACATCGTCGGCCGCGACGCCATCTACTCGGCGTACAAGACCGGCCGCGGGCGCATCCGTGTTCGCGCCGAGTTCGAGGTCGAAGAGTGGAAGCGTGATCGCGAGCGCATCGTCGTCACCGAAGTGCCCTACCAGGCGAACAAGGCCCGCCTGGTCGAGCGCATCGCCGAGGACGTCACCGAGGGCGCCCTCGAGGGCATCTCGGACCTGCGCGACGAGTCCGACCGCGACGGCGTCCGCATCGTGGTCGAACTCAAGCGCGGCGCGAATACGGACGTCGTCAAGAACCGACTGCTCGAGAACCACTTAGAGCGAACCTTCGGCGTCATCAACCTCGCGCTGGTCGACGGCCAGCCGAAGGTGTTGACGCTCAGGGAGACCCTTCAGGAGTACATCTCCCACCGCAAGGAGGTCGTCCGACGGCGCAGCGAGTACGACCTCGCGGAGGCCGAGGACCGCGCACACATCCTCGAGGGTCGGCTGAAAGCGCTCGAGAACATCGACGACGTGGTCGACCTCATCCAGGACTCCGAGGACCGCGACGAGGCGCGAGCGGGTCTCGAGGCAACCTTCGACTTCTCCGAATCACAAGCCGAGCACATCGTTCGGATGCAACTCGGGAGCCTCACCTCGATGGAGTCGGCCGAAATCGAGGACGAGTACGAGGAGGTTACGGCGGAAATCGAGCGCCTCGAGGCCATCCTCGGGAGCGAGTCGGCGCTGTACGAGGTCATCAAAGAGGAGTTGCTCGAGATCAAAGACGAGTACGCCGACGACCGGCGAACTTCGATCATCGAGGACATGGGGACGGTCACCCACGAGGACCTGATTCCCCAGGAGGACGTCTTCGTCGTCATGACCGAGGACGACTACGTCAAGCGGATGCCGATCGAGAACTTCGAGGCCCAGGGTCGGGGCGGCAAGGGGATCATCGGCGCGGACGTCAAGGACGAGGACCGCGTGACGACGGTCTTCCGGGCGAACACCCACGACTACCTGCTGTGCTTCACGAACCACGGCCAGGTCTACCGGCTCAAGACCTACGAAATCCCGGAGATGAGCCGGACGGCGCGGGGGAAATCCGCCGTCAATATCCTCGACCTCGATCCGGGCGAGGACATTACGGCCATCGTCGACACCGACGCCTTCGACGGGGAAGAGTACGTGACGATGGTGACCAAACACGGCTACGTAAAACGGACGGCGGGCGAGGAGTTCGACAACATCCTCTCGACGGGCATCATTGCCGCCAGCCTCGAAGAAGGCGACGAACTCGTCGACGTGGACGTCACCGACGGGTCGAAGGACCTGGTCATCGCGACCGAACAGGGGATGACGATTCGCTTCGACGAGGACGAGGTCCGGGCCATGGGCCGGAACGCCCGCGGGGTCAACGGAATCAAACTCGAGGACGGCGACGCCGTGGCAGGTCTGGTCTCGACCGACGAGGACGACGAGCGAGCGCTGCTGACGGTGACCGAGAACGGCTACGGTAAGCGGACGTTGCTCTCGGCCTACCGGACCCAGTCGCGGTACGGGAAGGGATTGATCGACATCAAGACCAACGAGCGCAACGGCCCGGTGACGGCGGTGAAGGCGGTCACGGAAGACAACGAGCTCGTCCTGATGAGCGAGCGCGGCCAGATTATGCGCACGCGGGCGAGCGAAATTTCGACGGTCGGTCGGAACACGATGGGCGTGACGGTGATGGACGTCGAAGCGGGTGACGCGGTCGCCAGTGTGGACGTGATTCCAGCGGAACTCGGGGTGGACGCTGACGAGACAGCCACTAACGAGGCGGACGTCGACACAGATTCGCCAACCGACGAATAA
- a CDS encoding DNA topoisomerase VI subunit B, with translation MTSLQSTLGDEPGIAEELADNQRAISIAEFFEKNKHMLGFDSGARGLVTAVKEAVDNALDAAEESSILPDIYVEIQEADDYYRLIVEDNGPGITKESLPKVFGKLLYGSRFHAREQSRGQQGIGISAAVLYSQLTSGKPAKITSRTQGSSEAEYFELIVDTDENEPEISVAETTTWDRPHGTRIELEMEANMRARAQLHDYIKHTAVVNPHARLELREPTAHFKFERATDQLPEETEEIRPHPHGVELGTVIKMLAATDSHSVSGFLQEEFTRVGKKTADSIIDEFRDRHFGREMAWKPPASHEAADVAAAVENSTANKGAKATTDFAEGIADTVSSRDRIAHHELSTVVEEVADEVGDEYGTTFGSTVREKALESAWAALVGHDEADEEDNQDDQDGTDATNPEDVSRIVADLYELSDDATSTRKDDEVVHAFAVRLAGTFEDLEDDRHRLTRKALESAVDRAADLTEEYDDVAFGDTARENVVEAIWDVMVTVPDDTPLVRELASDRDAASDLVEGMRATNIMAPPTRCLSPITAGLVEAGLKKEFDADFYAAATRDAGVSGGDPFIVEAGIAYGGDLPAEGTADVLRFANRVPLVYQRGACATTDVVKSIGWRNYGLDQPGGSGIPSGPAVIMVHVASTNVPFTSESKDAIANVPEIEDEIELAIREAARELKRYLNKRRSMQKRRQKQNVLGKILPEMAEKVAEVTGRNQPNIDDAVARIMNNVLVERHLEDGDGGGDGDASTVKLVVENHSSTNETLEITDIVSAEPQNLSDGASAVEMDGEWFVSWEADVPGGEEATLEYEVSSEASFDIDVKGVDAEKLTITS, from the coding sequence ATGACGTCGCTACAGTCGACACTCGGCGACGAGCCGGGGATCGCCGAGGAACTCGCTGACAACCAGCGAGCGATCTCCATCGCCGAGTTCTTCGAGAAGAACAAGCACATGCTGGGCTTCGACAGCGGTGCTCGCGGGCTCGTCACGGCGGTCAAAGAGGCCGTCGACAACGCCCTCGACGCCGCCGAAGAGTCCAGCATTCTCCCCGATATCTACGTCGAGATCCAGGAAGCCGACGACTACTATCGCCTGATCGTCGAGGACAACGGACCGGGAATCACGAAAGAATCGCTCCCGAAGGTCTTCGGGAAACTCCTCTACGGCTCTCGTTTCCACGCCCGCGAACAGTCGCGCGGTCAGCAGGGGATCGGTATCTCCGCGGCAGTGCTCTACTCTCAGCTCACGAGCGGCAAACCCGCGAAGATCACCAGCCGAACCCAGGGCTCGAGCGAGGCCGAGTACTTCGAGTTGATCGTCGATACCGACGAGAACGAACCCGAAATCAGCGTCGCAGAGACGACGACCTGGGATCGCCCCCACGGCACCCGGATCGAACTCGAGATGGAGGCCAACATGCGCGCTCGCGCCCAGCTCCACGACTACATCAAGCACACTGCGGTCGTCAATCCCCACGCCCGCCTCGAGTTGCGCGAGCCCACGGCCCACTTCAAGTTCGAGCGCGCCACTGACCAGCTCCCCGAGGAGACCGAGGAGATCCGCCCCCACCCCCACGGAGTCGAACTGGGCACGGTGATCAAGATGCTCGCAGCGACCGACTCCCACTCCGTCTCGGGGTTCCTCCAGGAGGAGTTCACCCGCGTCGGCAAGAAGACGGCCGACTCGATCATCGACGAGTTCCGCGACCGCCACTTCGGCCGCGAGATGGCCTGGAAGCCGCCCGCGAGCCACGAGGCCGCGGACGTCGCCGCCGCCGTCGAGAACTCCACCGCGAACAAGGGGGCCAAAGCGACGACCGACTTCGCCGAGGGAATCGCCGACACCGTCTCGAGCCGGGACCGAATCGCCCACCACGAACTGTCGACCGTCGTCGAGGAGGTCGCCGACGAGGTCGGTGACGAGTACGGTACGACGTTCGGGTCGACCGTTCGCGAGAAGGCGCTCGAGTCGGCGTGGGCCGCCCTCGTCGGGCACGATGAGGCGGACGAAGAGGACAATCAGGACGACCAGGACGGCACAGACGCCACGAACCCGGAAGACGTCTCCCGAATCGTCGCCGACCTCTACGAACTCAGCGACGACGCGACGAGCACCCGAAAGGACGACGAGGTCGTCCACGCCTTCGCCGTCCGCCTGGCCGGGACGTTCGAGGACCTCGAGGACGACCGCCATCGGCTCACCCGGAAGGCTCTCGAGTCCGCCGTCGACCGGGCCGCGGACCTGACCGAGGAGTACGACGACGTGGCGTTCGGCGACACTGCCCGCGAGAACGTCGTCGAAGCAATCTGGGACGTGATGGTGACCGTCCCGGACGACACGCCGCTCGTTCGCGAACTCGCGAGCGACCGGGACGCCGCAAGCGACCTCGTCGAGGGGATGCGAGCGACGAACATCATGGCCCCACCGACGCGGTGTCTCTCGCCGATCACGGCAGGCCTGGTCGAAGCCGGGCTGAAAAAGGAGTTCGACGCGGACTTCTACGCGGCGGCGACCCGCGACGCGGGTGTCTCCGGCGGTGACCCATTCATCGTCGAGGCCGGCATCGCCTACGGCGGCGACCTCCCGGCCGAGGGAACCGCCGACGTCCTCCGGTTCGCGAACCGGGTGCCACTGGTCTACCAGCGCGGCGCCTGTGCGACCACCGACGTCGTCAAGAGCATCGGGTGGCGCAACTACGGCCTCGACCAGCCCGGGGGCTCCGGGATACCGTCTGGCCCCGCCGTGATCATGGTCCACGTCGCCTCGACGAACGTCCCCTTCACGAGCGAGTCCAAAGACGCCATCGCGAACGTCCCCGAGATCGAAGACGAGATCGAACTCGCCATCCGGGAGGCCGCCCGCGAACTCAAGCGCTACCTCAACAAACGGCGCTCGATGCAAAAACGCCGGCAGAAACAGAACGTCCTGGGTAAGATCCTCCCCGAGATGGCCGAGAAGGTCGCCGAAGTGACGGGGCGCAACCAGCCCAACATCGACGACGCCGTGGCACGGATCATGAACAACGTCCTGGTCGAGCGTCACCTCGAGGACGGCGACGGCGGCGGTGATGGCGACGCATCGACGGTCAAACTCGTCGTCGAGAACCACTCGAGCACGAACGAGACCCTCGAGATAACCGACATCGTCTCCGCAGAACCGCAGAACCTCTCCGACGGTGCCTCGGCTGTCGAGATGGACGGTGAGTGGTTCGTCTCCTGGGAAGCGGACGTCCCCGGTGGCGAGGAGGCGACTCTCGAGTACGAAGTGTCGAGCGAGGCGTCGTTCGACATCGACGTCAAAGGCGTCGACGCGGAAAAACTGACGATCACATCATGA